From the Theobroma cacao cultivar B97-61/B2 chromosome 2, Criollo_cocoa_genome_V2, whole genome shotgun sequence genome, one window contains:
- the LOC18608189 gene encoding gamma-glutamyl peptidase 5 isoform X1, with product MGGGKRFAVLLCAEDSDYVKKRYGGYYGVFVEMLAEEGETWDVFRVASGHFPDEDKIGDYDGFVITGSCNDAHGNDVWICKLIALLKKLDSLKKKVLGICFGHQLRNSQLEISYVINLNLFLANSILGRALGGKTGRAISGWDIGVTTIHLSSSSSKLFSSLKIPATLSVIECHRDEVRELPLKAEVMAWSEKTGVEMFRYGDHMMGIQGHPEYTKDILLHLIDRLLQRSFIADSYADELKANLGKVEPDKDAWKKLCTSFLKGRL from the exons ATGGGTGGTGGGAAGAGATTTGCTGTTCTTCTGTGTGCTGAGGATTCTGATTATGTTAAAAAGAGGTACGGAGGGTATTATGGGGTTTTCGTGGAAATGCTGGCGGAGGAAGGGGAGACTTGGGATGTTTTCAGGGTGGCCAGCGGTCACTTTCCCGATGAAGATAAGATCGGTGACTACGATGGCTTTGTTATAACTGGGAGTTGCAATGATGCGCATGGGAATGACGTTTGGATCTGTAAGTTGATTGCTCTCTTGAAGAAGTTGGATTCCCTCAAGAAAAAAGTTCTCGGGATTTGCTTTGGTCACCAg TTGAGAAACTCTCAGCTGGAAATCAGTTATGTGATCAATCTGAACCTTTTCCTTGCTAATTCT ATACTTGGTCGTGCACTAGGCGGAAAGACGGGACGTGCCATCTCAGGTTGGGACATTGGAGTGACAACCATTCATTTGTCATCATCCTCGTCAAAGCTCTTCTCATCTCTGAAAATCCCAGCCACTCTTTCCGTGATCGAGTGCCACCGAGATGAG GTTCGAGAACTTCCATTAAAAGCAGAAGTGATGGCATGGTCTGAGAAGACTGGGGTGGAGATGTTTAGGTATGGGGATCATATGATGGGCATCCAAGGCCACCCGGAGTACACCAAAGACATTTTGCTTCACCTGATCGACCGTCTTCTGCAGCGCAGTTTTATTGCG GACTCTTATGCTGATGAGTTGAAGGCCAACCTGGGGAAAGTGGAGCCTGATAAGGATGCTTGGAAGAAACTGTGCACCAGCTTCCTCAAGggtagattatga
- the LOC18608189 gene encoding gamma-glutamyl peptidase 5 isoform X2 gives MGGGKRFAVLLCAEDSDYVKKRYGGYYGVFVEMLAEEGETWDVFRVASGHFPDEDKIGDYDGFVITGSCNDAHGNDVWICKLIALLKKLDSLKKKVLGICFGHQILGRALGGKTGRAISGWDIGVTTIHLSSSSSKLFSSLKIPATLSVIECHRDEVRELPLKAEVMAWSEKTGVEMFRYGDHMMGIQGHPEYTKDILLHLIDRLLQRSFIADSYADELKANLGKVEPDKDAWKKLCTSFLKGRL, from the exons ATGGGTGGTGGGAAGAGATTTGCTGTTCTTCTGTGTGCTGAGGATTCTGATTATGTTAAAAAGAGGTACGGAGGGTATTATGGGGTTTTCGTGGAAATGCTGGCGGAGGAAGGGGAGACTTGGGATGTTTTCAGGGTGGCCAGCGGTCACTTTCCCGATGAAGATAAGATCGGTGACTACGATGGCTTTGTTATAACTGGGAGTTGCAATGATGCGCATGGGAATGACGTTTGGATCTGTAAGTTGATTGCTCTCTTGAAGAAGTTGGATTCCCTCAAGAAAAAAGTTCTCGGGATTTGCTTTGGTCACCAg ATACTTGGTCGTGCACTAGGCGGAAAGACGGGACGTGCCATCTCAGGTTGGGACATTGGAGTGACAACCATTCATTTGTCATCATCCTCGTCAAAGCTCTTCTCATCTCTGAAAATCCCAGCCACTCTTTCCGTGATCGAGTGCCACCGAGATGAG GTTCGAGAACTTCCATTAAAAGCAGAAGTGATGGCATGGTCTGAGAAGACTGGGGTGGAGATGTTTAGGTATGGGGATCATATGATGGGCATCCAAGGCCACCCGGAGTACACCAAAGACATTTTGCTTCACCTGATCGACCGTCTTCTGCAGCGCAGTTTTATTGCG GACTCTTATGCTGATGAGTTGAAGGCCAACCTGGGGAAAGTGGAGCCTGATAAGGATGCTTGGAAGAAACTGTGCACCAGCTTCCTCAAGggtagattatga
- the LOC18608190 gene encoding uncharacterized protein C6C3.02c, with protein MPRRSSGRSASRPAPRAASARSPPPPPAQRAPPPPPAQSGSGGSMLGGIGSTIAQGMAFGTGSAVAHRAVDAVLGPRTIQHETVVTEAAAAPAPAATTNSLAGSDACSIHYKAFQDCLNSYGTEINKCQFYMDMLSECRKNSGSMMGA; from the exons ATGCCTCGCCGAAGCTCTG GAAGGTCTGCTTCTCGCCCAGCCCCTCGTGCTGCTTCTGCACGCAGCCCACCACCTCCACCAG CTCAACGTGCTCCTCCTCCCCCTCCTGCTCAGAGCGGAAGTGGTGGATCCATGCTTGGAGGCATAGGCTCTACCATAGCTCAGG GCATGGCTTTTGGCACTGGAAGTGCTGTGGCTCACAGGGCTGTTGATGCTGTGCTGGGTCCTCGTACTATTCAACATGAAACTGTGGTTACTGAGGCTGCAGCTGCCCCTGCACCAGCAGCCACCACTAATAGTCTTGCTGGCTCTGATGCATGCAGCATCCACTACAAGGCATTCCAAGAC TGCCTGAATAGCTATGGAACCGAAATCAACAAGTGTCAGTTCTACATGGATATGTTGTCTGAGTGCAGGAAGAACTCAGGATCCATGATGGGTGCCTAG
- the LOC18608191 gene encoding dynamin-related protein 3A: MAEEAAASTPPSSAAPLGSSVIPIVNKLQDIFAQLGSQSTIELPQVAVVGSQSSGKSSVLESLVGRDFLPRGSDICTRRPLVLQLLQTKCKPDGSEEEYGEFLHLPGKRFYDFSEIRREIQAETDREAGGNKGVSDKQIRLKIFSPNVLDITLVDLPGITKVPVGDQPSDIEARIRTMIMSYIKQPSCLILAVTPANSDLANSDALQIAGNADPDGYRTIGIITKLDIMDRGTDARNLLLGKVIPLRLGYIGVVNRSQEDILLNRSIKDALIAEEKFFRSRPVYNGLADRCGVPQLAKKLNQILVQHIKAILPGLKSRISSALVSVAKEHASYGEITESKAGQGALLLNILSKYCEAFSSMVEGKNEEMSTSELSGGARIHYIFQSIFVKSLEEVDPCEDLTDDDIRTAIQNATGPRSALFVPEVPFEVLVRRQIARLLDPSLQCARFIYDELIKISHRCMVNELQRFPVLRKHMDQVIGNFLREGLEPSETMIGHIIEMEMDYINTSHPNFVGGSKAVELANQQIKNSRVPLPISRSKDSLEPDKAPASERSIKSRAILARQVNGIVADQGVRPVADVEKVPSAGSTSGSTWGISSIFGGSDNRSLVKESSTNKQYSEPVHNMEQAFSMIHLREPPPVLRPSEDRSENEAIEIAITKLLLRSYYDIVRKNIDDSVPKAIMHFLVNHTKRELHNVFIKKLYRENLFEEMLQEPDEIATKRKRTRETLRVLQQAFRTLDELPLEAETVERGYSLGSDPTGLPKIHGLPTSSMYSTSSGSNDSYAVSPKNTKSRKSSHSGELQSHLYGNADSNGSGRSFMPGLYPTVDL; the protein is encoded by the exons ATGGCTGAAGAAGCAGCAGCATCGACGCCTCCATCATCTGCGGCTCCATTGGGATCTTCCGTCATACCGATAGTAAACAAGCTACAGGACATCTTTGCTCAGCTTGGGAGCCAGTCCACGATAGAGTTGCCGCAGGTGGCGGTGGTTGGAAGCCAGAGCAGTGGCAAGTCCAGCGTGCTTGAGTCACTCGTTGGCCGAGACTTCTTGCCTCGCGGTTCCGATATCTGCACGCGCCGCCCTCTCGTCCTTCAGCTACTTCAGACCAAATGTAAACCTGATGGCTCTGAGGAGGAGTATGGCGAGTTTCTTCACTTGCCTGGAAAGCGCTTCTATGATTTCTCTGAGATTCGCAGGGAGATTCAG GCTGAGACAGATAGGGAGGCTGGAGGAAACAAAGGTGTGTCAGACAAGCAGATTCGACTTAAGATTTTCTCACCAAATGTTCTAGATATCACTCTTGTGGATCTTCCTGGAATCACAAAGGTTCCTGTGGGTGACCAGCCCTCTGACATTGAAGCTCGAATTAGAACAATGATCATGTCTTACATTAAACAGCCAAGCTGTCTGATTCTAGCTGTAACTCCAGCAAATTCAGACTTAGCAAATTCTGATGCACTTCAAATTGCAGGAAATGCTGATCCTGATG GTTATAGAACCATTGGCATAATCACAAAG TTGGATATAATGGATCGAGGTACTGATGCTCGTAACCTATTGCTTGGGAAAGTGATTCCCCTTCGACTTGGTTACATAGGTGTTGTGAATCGTAGTCAGGAG GATATTTTACTCAACCGGAGTATCAAGGATGCCCTTATAGCTGAGGAAAAGTTCTTCCGCAGTCGTCCG GTATATAATGGTCTAGCTGATCGTTGTGGTGTACCTCAGTTGGCAAAGAAGCTGAACCAG ATTTTAGTACAACATATCAAGGCAATACTTCCTGGGCTGAAATCACGCATTAGTTCTGCACTGGTTTCTGTAGCAAAGGAGCATGCAAGCTATGGAGAAATCACAGAATCAAAG GCTGGTCAGGGAGCTCTTCTGCTGAATATTCTTTCAAAGTACTGTGAAG CATTCTCATCTATGGTAGAGggtaaaaatgaagaaatgtCTACATCTGAGCTGTCTGGTGGAGCACGGATTCATTATATTTTCCAATCAATCTTTGTTAAGAGCTTGGAG GAGGTTGATCCATGTGAAGACTTGACTGACGATGACATTCGAACTGCCATTCAGAATGCAACTGGTCCTCGATCTGCACTATTTGTACCAGAA GTCCCATTTGAAGTACTTGTTCGAAGGCAAATAGCTCGTTTGCTAGATCCAAGCCTTCAATGCGCCCGGTTCATATATGATGAATTAATAAAG ATTAGCCATCGCTGTATGGTGAATGAACTTCAGCGCTTTCCTGTTTTAAGAAAGCATATGGATCAAGTTATCGGGAATTTTCTGCGAGAAGGCCTTGAACCATCTGAAACAATGATAGGGCATATTATTGAAATGGAG ATGGATTACATAAATACTTCCCACCCAAATTTTGTGGGTGGGAGCAAGGCTGTAGAGCTTGCTAATCAGCAGATCAAGAATTCACGGGTTCCTTTGCCTATATCTAGATCAAAG GATAGCTTAGAGCCTGATAAGGCACCTGCTTCTGAAAGGAGTATTAAATCTCGGGCTATTCTTGCAAGACAAGTTAATGGAATTGTGGCTGATCAG GGTGTCCGTCCTGTTGCAGATGTTGAGAAAGTTCCATCTGCTG GAAGCACAAGTGGTTCAACTTGGGgcatttcttctatttttggTGGTAGTGATAACCGTTCATTAGTTAAGGAGAGCTCAACCAACAAGCAATATAGTGAACCTGTTCATAACATGGAACAGGCCTTTTCCATGATCCATTTGAGAGAG CCTCCACCTGTCTTGAGGCCTTCAGAAGACCGTTCAGAGAATGAAGCTATTGAAATTGCCATCACAAAATTACTCTTAAGATCATACTATGACATTGTTAGGAAGAATATTGACGACTCTGTACCTAAAGCAATTATGCATTTCTTG GTAAACCATACGAAACGTGAACTTCACAATGTCTTTATCAAAAAGCTCTACAG AGAAAACCTGTTTGAAGAAATGTTACAGGAACCTGATGAGATTGCTACAAAGAGAAAGCGTACTCGAGAAACACTCCGAGTTCTTCAACAGGCATTCAGG ACTTTGGACGAATTGCCATTGGAAGCGGAAACAGTTGAGAGGGGATACAGTTTGGGTTCTGATCCAACAGGGCTGCCAAAGATCCATGGATTGCCAACATCATCGATGTATTCTACAAGTAGTGGGTCTAATGATTCCTATGCAGTGTCTCCTAAAAACACAAAATCTCGCAAGTCTTCTCACTCAGGGGAACTACAGTCACACTTATATGGTAATGCAGATTCGAATGGAAGTGGACGCAGTTTCATGCCAGGTCTTTATCCTACAGTTGATCTGTGA
- the LOC18608192 gene encoding probable glycosyltransferase At5g20260, with the protein MTRNISLRPLRSVRSAFLYGVSAHIIFLGLLICFGNFVCSFIQRLSPQPFLPLEPLPETAIFHSPEVFKLDYAEMERRFKIFLYPDGDPNMYYHTPRSLSGKYTSEGYFFKNIRESRFLTNDPESAHLFFIPISCHKMRGKGLSYENMTRTVQEYVESLMVKYPFWNRTLGADHFFVTCHDIGLKATVGVAHLVKNSIRVACTSGDDDGYIPHKDFPLPQIVQPFSLPAARFDPENRYTSGFWAGSKSELRRELVSAWQNDTELDIQSNYMINVSHLEKFNTAKFCMCPGWSDVHGSRIALSIHHGCVPAIMSGHHDLPFNDILDWSKFSIIIKEDEVQQIKHILERISYDRFKSLHYNTVQVQRHLQWNSPPIKYDAFHMVMYQLWQRRHVTKYRTY; encoded by the exons ATGACGAGAAATATCAGCCTTCGTCCTTTACGTTCAGTCCGCAGTGCGTTTCTTTACGGTGTTTCCGCCCATATAATCTTTCTTGGCCTCCTCATCTGTTTCGGAAATTTTGTCTGCAGTTTCATCCAACGCCTGTCTCCCCAGCCCTTTCTGCCG CTGGAGCCACTCCCAGAGACTGCAATCTTTCACTCTCCCGAGGTTTTCAAGCTGGATTATGCAGAGATGGAGAGACGTTTCAAGATCTTCCTGTACCCGGATGGAGACCCTAATATGTACTATCATACACCAAGGAGTCTTTCCGGCAAGTATACCAGTGAAGGGTATTTCTTTAAGAACATTAGAGAAAGTCGGTTTTTGACAAATGACCCTGAAAGTGCTCATCTCTTCTTCATTCCCATTTCCTGTCATAAAATGAGAGGCAAG GGACTCTCTTATGAGAACATGACCAGAACCGTCCAGGAATATGTGGAAAGCTTGATGGTCAAGTACCCTTTCTGGAATAGAACTTTAGGTGCTGATCACTTTTTCGTGACTTGCCATGACATTGGCTTGAAGGCTACTGTAGGAGTTGCCCATCTTGTCAAGAATTCAATTCGAGTTGCGTGCACAAGTGGAGATGATGATGGATATATCCCACACAAGGACTTCCCTCTTCCTCAAATAGTGCAGCCATTTTCTCTTCCCGCTGCAAGATTTGACCCTGAGAATAG GTATACATCAGGATTCTGGGCTGGCAGCAAGTCTGAGCTAAGACGTGAACTGGTTAGTGCTTGGCAGAATGACACAGAGCTTGACATTCAGAGCAATTATATGATTAATGTCTCACACCTAGAGAAGTTCAACACAGCTAAATTTTGCATGTGTCCTGGTTGGTCTGACGTCCATGGCTCACGTATAGCGCTCTCCATTCACCATGGATGTGTCCCTG CTATTATGTCAGGTCACCATGATTTGCCATTCAATGATATTCTTGATTGGAGCAAGTTCTCAATAATAATCAAGGAAGATGAGGTTCAACAGATTAAGCACATTCTTGAGAGAATATCCTATGACAGATTCAAATCTCTGCATTACAATACTGTGCAG GTGCAGAGGCATCTACAGTGGAACTCACCTCCCATCAAATATGATGCATTTCATATGGTCATGTATCAGCTGTGGCAGCGCCGTCATGTTACCAAGTACCGAACGTATTGA
- the LOC18608193 gene encoding GATA transcription factor 24 isoform X2: MDTVNQRGLLARPFGDEYDDGGLEGEEFSGPHRLVMNGVASSVSHGNGVGGFVQATRTSELTIAFEGEVYVFPAVTPEKVQAVLLLLGGRGASTNVPSSEFLLQEKVKVVGGSSQDSKLSRRIASLVRFREKRNERCFEKKIRYTCRKEVAQRMHRKNGQFASLKECYNSADGSWDQSDGTPESALRRCHHCGISEKLTPAMRRGPAGPRTLCNACGLMWANKETPTDTKPSTMEPENSFANDDEEGSPEETKPVHLDSVNHLIRSNEQEFAENSHPFPIQVVNSSVNLDDEDMQETLEELADASGSDFEIPSHFDEQVDIDDTNIGTEWPGT; encoded by the exons ATGGATACGGTGAACCAGCGGGGACTGCTAGCGAGACCGTTTGGAGATGAATATGATGATGGGGGACTTGAGGGCGAAGAATTTAGCGGACCTCACAGGCTGGTCATGAATGGTGTAGCGAGTTCAGTGAGCCATGGGAATGGAGTTGGAGGCTTTGTTCAAGCGACTCGAACCAGTGAACTAACCATAGCATTCGAGGGCGAGGTCTATGTATTCCCTGCTGTTACTCCGGAAAag GTGCAAGCAGTTTTGTTACTATTGGGAGGACGTGGTGCATCAACTAATGTGCCCAGCTCTGAGTTTCTACTACAAGAAAAGGTCAAG GTTGTAGGTGGTTCTTCACAAGACTCAAAGCTTTCACGAAGAATTGCCTCACTAGTAAGATTTCGTGAAAAGAGGAATGAGAGAtgctttgaaaagaaaattcgTTATACTTGCCGAAAAGAGGTTGCTCAGAG GATGCATCGTAAGAATGGACAGTTTGCATCGTTGAAGGAGTGCTACAACTCAGCTGATGGAAGCTGGGATCAAAGTGATGGCACTCCTGAATCTGC TTTGCGTCGATGTCATCATTGTGGGATCAGTGAGAAGCTAACTCCAGCAATGCGTAGGGGGCCAGCTGGTCCTAGAACACTTTGCAATGCTTGTGGCCTTATGTGGGCAAACAAG GAAACTCCAACTGATACTAAGCCTTCAACCATGGAACCCGAAAATTCATTTGCCAACGATGATGAGGAG GGAAGCCCAGAAGAGACCAAGCCAGTGCATTTGGATTCTGTAAATCATTTGATAAGATCAAACGAGCAG GAATTTGCAGAAAACTCACATCCTTTTCCCATCCAAGTGGTGAATTCCTCAGTCAACCTTGATGATGAG GACATGCAGGAAACACTGGAAGAGCTTGCCGATGCCTCTGGGTCAGATTTTGAGATTCCTTCGCATTTTGATGAGCAG GTGGACATTGATGATACCAACATTGGGACCGAGTGGCCTGGGACTTAA
- the LOC18608193 gene encoding GATA transcription factor 24 isoform X1 — MDTVNQRGLLARPFGDEYDDGGLEGEEFSGPHRLVMNGVASSVSHGNGVGGFVQATRTSELTIAFEGEVYVFPAVTPEKVQAVLLLLGGRGASTNVPSSEFLLQEKVKVVGGSSQDSKLSRRIASLVRFREKRNERCFEKKIRYTCRKEVAQRMHRKNGQFASLKECYNSADGSWDQSDGTPESALRRCHHCGISEKLTPAMRRGPAGPRTLCNACGLMWANKGTLKDLRKGGRNAHFDSNEPETPTDTKPSTMEPENSFANDDEEGSPEETKPVHLDSVNHLIRSNEQEFAENSHPFPIQVVNSSVNLDDEDMQETLEELADASGSDFEIPSHFDEQVDIDDTNIGTEWPGT, encoded by the exons ATGGATACGGTGAACCAGCGGGGACTGCTAGCGAGACCGTTTGGAGATGAATATGATGATGGGGGACTTGAGGGCGAAGAATTTAGCGGACCTCACAGGCTGGTCATGAATGGTGTAGCGAGTTCAGTGAGCCATGGGAATGGAGTTGGAGGCTTTGTTCAAGCGACTCGAACCAGTGAACTAACCATAGCATTCGAGGGCGAGGTCTATGTATTCCCTGCTGTTACTCCGGAAAag GTGCAAGCAGTTTTGTTACTATTGGGAGGACGTGGTGCATCAACTAATGTGCCCAGCTCTGAGTTTCTACTACAAGAAAAGGTCAAG GTTGTAGGTGGTTCTTCACAAGACTCAAAGCTTTCACGAAGAATTGCCTCACTAGTAAGATTTCGTGAAAAGAGGAATGAGAGAtgctttgaaaagaaaattcgTTATACTTGCCGAAAAGAGGTTGCTCAGAG GATGCATCGTAAGAATGGACAGTTTGCATCGTTGAAGGAGTGCTACAACTCAGCTGATGGAAGCTGGGATCAAAGTGATGGCACTCCTGAATCTGC TTTGCGTCGATGTCATCATTGTGGGATCAGTGAGAAGCTAACTCCAGCAATGCGTAGGGGGCCAGCTGGTCCTAGAACACTTTGCAATGCTTGTGGCCTTATGTGGGCAAACAAG GGAACACTTAAAGATCTTAGAAAAGGAGGGAGGAATGCTCACTTTGATTCAAATGAGCCG GAAACTCCAACTGATACTAAGCCTTCAACCATGGAACCCGAAAATTCATTTGCCAACGATGATGAGGAG GGAAGCCCAGAAGAGACCAAGCCAGTGCATTTGGATTCTGTAAATCATTTGATAAGATCAAACGAGCAG GAATTTGCAGAAAACTCACATCCTTTTCCCATCCAAGTGGTGAATTCCTCAGTCAACCTTGATGATGAG GACATGCAGGAAACACTGGAAGAGCTTGCCGATGCCTCTGGGTCAGATTTTGAGATTCCTTCGCATTTTGATGAGCAG GTGGACATTGATGATACCAACATTGGGACCGAGTGGCCTGGGACTTAA
- the LOC18608193 gene encoding GATA transcription factor 17 isoform X4 translates to MRYSTNGNGVQAVLLLLGGRGASTNVPSSEFLLQEKVKVVGGSSQDSKLSRRIASLVRFREKRNERCFEKKIRYTCRKEVAQRMHRKNGQFASLKECYNSADGSWDQSDGTPESALRRCHHCGISEKLTPAMRRGPAGPRTLCNACGLMWANKGTLKDLRKGGRNAHFDSNEPETPTDTKPSTMEPENSFANDDEEGSPEETKPVHLDSVNHLIRSNEQEFAENSHPFPIQVVNSSVNLDDEDMQETLEELADASGSDFEIPSHFDEQVDIDDTNIGTEWPGT, encoded by the exons ATGCGCTATTCCACTAATGGCAATGGG GTGCAAGCAGTTTTGTTACTATTGGGAGGACGTGGTGCATCAACTAATGTGCCCAGCTCTGAGTTTCTACTACAAGAAAAGGTCAAG GTTGTAGGTGGTTCTTCACAAGACTCAAAGCTTTCACGAAGAATTGCCTCACTAGTAAGATTTCGTGAAAAGAGGAATGAGAGAtgctttgaaaagaaaattcgTTATACTTGCCGAAAAGAGGTTGCTCAGAG GATGCATCGTAAGAATGGACAGTTTGCATCGTTGAAGGAGTGCTACAACTCAGCTGATGGAAGCTGGGATCAAAGTGATGGCACTCCTGAATCTGC TTTGCGTCGATGTCATCATTGTGGGATCAGTGAGAAGCTAACTCCAGCAATGCGTAGGGGGCCAGCTGGTCCTAGAACACTTTGCAATGCTTGTGGCCTTATGTGGGCAAACAAG GGAACACTTAAAGATCTTAGAAAAGGAGGGAGGAATGCTCACTTTGATTCAAATGAGCCG GAAACTCCAACTGATACTAAGCCTTCAACCATGGAACCCGAAAATTCATTTGCCAACGATGATGAGGAG GGAAGCCCAGAAGAGACCAAGCCAGTGCATTTGGATTCTGTAAATCATTTGATAAGATCAAACGAGCAG GAATTTGCAGAAAACTCACATCCTTTTCCCATCCAAGTGGTGAATTCCTCAGTCAACCTTGATGATGAG GACATGCAGGAAACACTGGAAGAGCTTGCCGATGCCTCTGGGTCAGATTTTGAGATTCCTTCGCATTTTGATGAGCAG GTGGACATTGATGATACCAACATTGGGACCGAGTGGCCTGGGACTTAA
- the LOC18608193 gene encoding GATA transcription factor 19 isoform X3 has product MDTVNQRGLLARPFGDEYDDGGLEGEEFSGPHRLVMNGVASSVSHGNGVGGFVQATRTSELTIAFEGEVYVFPAVTPEKVQAVLLLLGGRGASTNVPSSEFLLQEKVKVVGGSSQDSKLSRRIASLVRFREKRNERCFEKKIRYTCRKEVAQRMHRKNGQFASLKECYNSADGSWDQSDGTPESALRRCHHCGISEKLTPAMRRGPAGPRTLCNACGLMWANKGTLKDLRKGGRNAHFDSNEPETPTDTKPSTMEPENSFANDDEEGSPEETKPVHLDSVNHLIRSNEQEFAENSHPFPIQVVNSSVNLDDES; this is encoded by the exons ATGGATACGGTGAACCAGCGGGGACTGCTAGCGAGACCGTTTGGAGATGAATATGATGATGGGGGACTTGAGGGCGAAGAATTTAGCGGACCTCACAGGCTGGTCATGAATGGTGTAGCGAGTTCAGTGAGCCATGGGAATGGAGTTGGAGGCTTTGTTCAAGCGACTCGAACCAGTGAACTAACCATAGCATTCGAGGGCGAGGTCTATGTATTCCCTGCTGTTACTCCGGAAAag GTGCAAGCAGTTTTGTTACTATTGGGAGGACGTGGTGCATCAACTAATGTGCCCAGCTCTGAGTTTCTACTACAAGAAAAGGTCAAG GTTGTAGGTGGTTCTTCACAAGACTCAAAGCTTTCACGAAGAATTGCCTCACTAGTAAGATTTCGTGAAAAGAGGAATGAGAGAtgctttgaaaagaaaattcgTTATACTTGCCGAAAAGAGGTTGCTCAGAG GATGCATCGTAAGAATGGACAGTTTGCATCGTTGAAGGAGTGCTACAACTCAGCTGATGGAAGCTGGGATCAAAGTGATGGCACTCCTGAATCTGC TTTGCGTCGATGTCATCATTGTGGGATCAGTGAGAAGCTAACTCCAGCAATGCGTAGGGGGCCAGCTGGTCCTAGAACACTTTGCAATGCTTGTGGCCTTATGTGGGCAAACAAG GGAACACTTAAAGATCTTAGAAAAGGAGGGAGGAATGCTCACTTTGATTCAAATGAGCCG GAAACTCCAACTGATACTAAGCCTTCAACCATGGAACCCGAAAATTCATTTGCCAACGATGATGAGGAG GGAAGCCCAGAAGAGACCAAGCCAGTGCATTTGGATTCTGTAAATCATTTGATAAGATCAAACGAGCAG GAATTTGCAGAAAACTCACATCCTTTTCCCATCCAAGTGGTGAATTCCTCAGTCAACCTTGATGATGAG TCTTAG
- the LOC18608194 gene encoding GATA transcription factor 28 produces the protein MANSNHQPTSMYGSGAMNMQQNLEEEDDDVPGGTGGGGEESVDNPQIGYQETGGVVTVMNNGMEEASHANIYGQGSDLTVVPGNGGSDQLTLSFQGEVYVFDSVSPDKVQAVLLLLGGYEIPSGIPALGTVPVTQRGLGDFPGRAIQPQRAASLNRFREKRKERCFDKKIRYTVRKEVALRMQRKKGQFTSSKAISDEVASASSGWSVTPGSGQDESMEETSCTHCGISSKSTPMMRRGPTGPRTLCNACGLKWANKGVLRDLSKVSTIPIQDASAKPTEQSDAEANDSEAVTVTTDVVSSSNGDNSSVSAER, from the exons ATGGCAAATTCGAATCACCAGCCAACATCAATGTACGGTTCAGGTGCCATGAACATGCAACAAAACCTTGAAGAAGAAGACGACGACGTTCCAGGCGGAACCGGTGGAGGAGGGGAAGAGTCTGTTGATAACCCCCAGATTGGATACCAAGAGACAGGCGGCGTTGTTACGGTTATGAATAATGGCATGGAAGAAGCTTCTCATGCCAATATTTATGGTCAAGGATCCGATTTGACCGTCGTTCCCGGTAATGGCGGCTCTGATCAGCTCACCCTCTCGTTTCAAGGAGAGGTTTATGTgtttgattctgtttctccTGATAAG GTACAGGCTGTGTTATTACTTCTAGGTGGATATGAAATTCCGTCAGGTATTCCTGCATTGGGGACAGTTCCTGTTACTCAAAGG GGTCTGGGTGACTTTCCTGGGAGGGCAATTCAACCACAGAGAGCTGCTTCTTTAAACCGGTTCcgagagaagagaaaagagcGGTGCTTTGATAAGAAAATCCGCTATACCGTGCGGAAAGAAGTGGCTCTCAG GATGCAGCGTAAGAAGGGCCAGTTCACATCATCCAAGGCAATTTCTGATGAAGTTGCCTCAGCCTCTTCAGGCTGGAGTGTGACACCAGGTTCTGGACAAGATGAGAGCATGGAAGAGACTTC ATGTACACACTGTGGAATCAGTTCTAAGTCCACTCCCATGATGCGTCGTGGACCCACCGGTCCAAGGACGCTCTGCAATGCATGCGGACTCAAGTGGGCAAATAAG GGTGTTTTGAGAGACCTTTCAAAGGTTTCCACTATACCAATCCAGGATGCATCTGCAAAGCCTACTGAGCAG AGCGATGCTGAAGCTAATGACTCGGAGGCAGTAACTGTGACTACAGATGTTGTATCTTCATCTAATGGAGATAACTCCTCTGTTTCTGCTGAAAGATGA